A single genomic interval of Astyanax mexicanus isolate ESR-SI-001 chromosome 4, AstMex3_surface, whole genome shotgun sequence harbors:
- the LOC125801194 gene encoding zinc finger protein 271-like, giving the protein MEPSPDMEKHQHSIKSFTKQSTLKKHQRIHTGEKPHHCSDCGKSFNQQSNLKKHQRIHTGEKPYHCSDCGKSFNQQSTLKLHQRIHTGEKPYYCSDCGKSFTKQSNLKIHQRIHTGEKPYHCSDCGKSFNLLSTLKLHQRIHTGEKPYHCSDCGKSFTKQSNLKLHQRIHTGEKPYYCFDCGKSFTKQSDLKKHQRIHTGEKPYYCSDCGKSFTKQSDLKIHQRIHTGEKPYYCFDCGKSFTKQSNLKLHQRIHTGEKPYYCFDCGKSFTKQSNLKKHQRIHTGEKPYYCSDCGKSFTEQSNLKLHQRIHTGEKPYYCSDCDKCFTTQSNLKLHQRIHTGEKPYHCSDCDKCFTTQSNLKLHQRTHTGEKPYYCFDCGKSFNQQSHLKKHQRIHTGEKPYRCFDCGKSFNQQSNLKKHQRIHTGEKPYHCSDCGKSFTLQSELILHQCIHKR; this is encoded by the coding sequence atggagccaagtcccgacatggagaaacatcagcactctatcaagagttttactaaacagagtactctcaaaaaacaccagcgcattcacacaggagagaaaccacatcactgctcagactgtgggaagagttttaatcaacagagtaatctcaaaaaacaccagcgcattcacacaggagagaaaccgtatcactgctcagactgtgggaagagttttaatcaacagagtactctcaaactgcaccagcgcattcacacaggagagaaaccgtattactgctccgattgtgggaagagttttactaaacagagtaatctcaaaatacaccagcgcattcacacaggagagaaaccgtatcactgctcagactgtgggaagagttttaatctactgagtactctcaaactgcaccagcgcattcacacaggagagaaaccgtatcactgctcagactgtggaaagagttttactaaacagagtaatctcaaactgcatcagcgcattcacacaggagagaaaccgtattactgtttcgactgtgggaagagttttactaaacagagtgatctcaaaaaacaccagcgcattcacacaggagagaaaccgtattactgctcagactgtgggaagagttttactaaacagagtgatctcaaaatacaccagcgcattcacacaggagagaaaccatattactgtttcgactgtgggaagagttttactaaacagagtaatctcaaactgcatcagcgcattcacacaggagagaaaccgtattactgtttcgactgtgggaagagttttactaaacagagtaatctcaaaaaacaccagcgcattcacacaggagaaaaaccgtattactgctccgattgtgggaagagttttactgaacagagtaatctcaaactgcaccagcgcattcacacgggagagaaaccgtattactgctcagactgtgataagtgttttactacacagagtaatctcaaactgcaccagcgcattcacacaggagagaaaccatatcactgctcagactgtgataagtgttttactacacagagtaatctcaaactgcatcagcgcactcacacaggagagaaaccgtattactgtttcgactgtgggaagagttttaatcaacagagtcatctcaaaaaacaccagcgcattcacacaggagagaaaccgtatcgctgtttcgactgtgggaagagttttaatcaacagagtaatctcaaaaaacaccagcgcattcacacaggagagaaaccgtatcactgttcagactgtgggaagagttttactttacagagtgaacttatattacatcagtgcattcacaaaagatag